The following coding sequences are from one Macaca nemestrina isolate mMacNem1 chromosome 1, mMacNem.hap1, whole genome shotgun sequence window:
- the LOC105485412 gene encoding rho GTPase-activating protein 29 isoform X2 gives MNKHQNLNSVDLQNAAEMLTAKVKAVNFTEVNEENKNDVFQEVFSSIETLAFTFGNILTNFLMGDVGNDSLLRLPVSRETKSFENVSVESVDSSSEKGNFSPLELDNVLLKNTDSIELALSYAKTWSKYTKNIVSWVEKKLNLELESTRNMVKLAEATRTNIGIQEFMPLQSLFTNALLNDIESSHLLQQTIAALQANKFVQPLLGRKNEMEKQRKEIKELWKQEQNKMLEAENALKKAKLLCMQRQDEYEKAKSSMFRAEEEHLSSSGALAKNLNKQLEKKRRLEEEALQKVEEASELYKVCVTNVEERRNDLENTKREILTQLRTLVFQCDLTLKAVTVNLFNMQHLQAASLADSLQSLCDSAKLYDPGQEYSEFVKATNSTEEDKVDGNVNKHLNSSQTSGFGPANSLEDVVRLPDSSNKIEEDRCSNSADITGPSFIRSWTFGMFSDSESTGGSSESRSLDSESISPGDFHRKLPRTPSSGTMSSADDLDEREPSSPSETGPNSLGTFKKTLMSKAALTHKFRKLRSPTKCRDCEGIVVFQGVECEECLLVCHRKCLENLVIICGHQKLPGKIQLFGAEFTQVAKKEPDGIPFILKICASEIENRALCLQGIYRVCGNKIKTEKLCQALENGMHLVDISEFSSHDICDVLKLYLRQLPEPFILFRLYKEFIDLAKEIQHVNEEQETKKDSLEDKKWPNMCIEINRILLKIKDLLRQLPASNFNSLHFLIVHLKRVVDHAEENKMNSKNLGVIFGPSLIRPRPTTAPITISSLAEYSNQARLVEFLITHSQKIFDGALQPQDVMCSTGVFSPQVDQGCFPKPLLSPEERDPERSMKSLFFPSKEDIHTSESESKIFERATSFEESERKQNALEKWDACLSDKAQLLLDQEVESASQKTEDGKTLKPLSLKSDRSSTNCVERHTPRTKIRPVSLPIDRLLLASPPKERSGRNMGNVNLDKFCKNPAFEGVNRKDTATTVCSKFNGFDQQTLQKIQDKQYEQNSLTAKTTMIVPSALQEKGVTTSLQISGDHSVNATQPSKPYTEPVRSVREASERRSSDSYPLAPVRAPRTLQPQHWTTFYKPHAPAISIRGNEEKPASPSAAVPPGTAHDPQGLMVKSRPDPDKASACPGQATGQPKEDSEELGLPDVNPTCQRPKLKRMQQFEDLEDEIPQFV, from the exons gaaATTTTTCCCCTTTAGAACTAGACAATGTGCTGTTAAAGAACACTGACTCTATAGAGTTGGCTTTGTCATATGCTAAAACTTGGTCAAAATATACTAAGAACATAGTATCATGGGTTGAAAAAAAGCTTAACTTGG AATTGGAGTCCACTAGAAATATGGTCAAGTTGGCAGAGGCAACTAGAACTAACATTGGAATTCAG gagttcatgccactgcagtctCTGTTTACTAATGCTCTTCTTAATGATATAGAGAGCAGTCATCTTTTACAACAAACAATTGCAGCTCTCCAGGCTAACAAATTTGTACAG CCTCTACTTGGgaggaaaaatgaaatggaaaaacaaaggaaagaaataaaagaactttggaaacaggagcaaaataaaatg CTTGAAGCAGAGAATGCTctcaaaaaggcaaaattattatGCATGCAACGTCAAGATGAATATGAGAAAGCAAAGTCTTCCATGTTTCGTGCAGAAGAGGAGCATCTGTCTTCAAGTGGTGCATTAGCAAAAAACCTCAACAAGCAACTAGAAAAAAAGCGAAGATTGGAAGAGGAGGCTCTCCAAAAA GTAGAAGAAGCAAGTGAACTTTACAAAGTTTGTGTGACAAAtgttgaagaaagaagaaatgatctAGAAAATaccaaaagagaaattttaacaCAACTCCGGACACTTGTTTTCCAGTGTGATCTTACCCTTAAAGCT GTAACAGTTAACCTCTTCAACATGCAGCATCTGCAGGCTGCTTCCCTTGCAGACAGTTTACAGTCTCTCTGTGATAGTGCCAAACTCTATGACCCAGGCCAAGAGTACAGTGAATTTGTCAAGGCCACAAATTCAACTGAAGAAGACAAAGTTGATGG AAATGTAAATAAGCATTTAAATAGTTCCCAAACTTCTGGATTTGGACCTGCCAACTCTTTAGAGGATGTTGTACGCCTTCCTGACAGTTCTAATAAAATTGAAGAGGACAGATGCTCTAACAGTGCAGATATAACAG GTCCTTCCTTTATAAGATCGTGGACATTTGGGATGTTTAGTGACTCTGAGAGTACTGGAGGGAGCAGCGAATCTAGATCTCTGGATTCAGAATCTATAAGTCCAG GAGACTTTCATCGAAAACTTCCACGAACACCATCCAGTGGAACTATGTCCTCTGCGGATGATCTAGATGAAAGAGAGCCATCTTCCCCTTCAGAAACTG GACCCAATTCCCTTGgaacatttaagaaaacattgatgTCAAAGGCAGCTCTCACACACAAGTTTCGCAAATTGAGATCCCCCACGAAATGTAGGGATTGTGAAGGCATTGTAGTGTTCCAAGGTGTTGAATGTGAAGAG TGTCTCCTTGTTTGTCATCGAAAGTGTTTGGAAAATTTAGTCATTATTTGCGGTCATCAGAAACTTCCaggaaaaatacaattatttggaGCAGAATTCACACAAGTTGCAAAAAAGGAACCAGATGGTATCCCTTTTATACTCAAAATATGTGCCTCAGAGATTGAAAATAGAGCTTTGTGTCTACAG GGAATTTATCGTGTGTgtggaaacaaaataaagactgaaaaactGTGTCAAGCTTTGGAAAATGGAATGCACTTGGTAGACATTTCAGAATTTAGTTCACATGATATCTGTGACGTCTTGAAATTATACCTTCGGCAG ctcccagaaccatttattttatttcgaCTGTACAAGGAATTTATAGACCTTGCAAAAGAGATCCAACATGTAAATGAAGAGCAAGAGACAAAAAAGGATAGTCTTGAAGACAAAAAATGGCCAAATATGTGTATAGAAATAAACCGAATTCTTCTAAAAATCAAAGACCTTCTAAGACAATTGCCAGCATCAAATTTTAacagtcttcatttccttatagTACATCTAAAGCG GGTAGTAGATCATGCAGAAGAAAACAAGATGAACTCCAAAAACTTGGGGGTGATATTTGGACCAAGTCTCATCAGGCCAAGGCCCACAACTGCTCCTATCACCATCTCCTCCCTTGCCGAGTATTCAAACCAAGCACGCTTGGTGGAGTTCCTCATTACTCACTCACAGAAGATCTTCGATGGGGCCCTACAGCCGCAAGATGTCATGTGTAGCACAGGTGTTTTTTCACCTCAGGTTGATCAAGGCTGTTTTCCAAAGCCTCTGTTATCACCAGAAGAAAGAGACCCTGAACGTTCCATGAAGTCactattttttccttcaaaggAA GATATCCATACTTCAGAGAGTGAAAGCAAAATTTTTGAACGAGCTACATCATTTGAGGAGTCAGAACGCAAGCAAAATGCGTTAGAAAAATGGGATGCATGTCTCAGTG ACAAAGCACAGTTGCTTCTAGACCAGGAGGTTGAATCAGCATCCCAAAAGACAGAAGATGGTAAAACCCTTAAGCcactttctctgaaatctgaTAGGTCATCAACAAACTGTGTGGAGAGGCATACTCCAAGGACCAAGATTAGACCTGTAAGTTTGCCTATAGATAGACTACTTCTTGCAAGCCCTCCTAAGGAGAGAAGTGGTAGAAATATGGGAAATGTAAATTTAGACAAGTTTTGCAAGAATCCTGCCTTTGAAGGAGTTAATAGAAAAGACACTGCTACTACTGTTTGTTCCAAATTTAATGGCTTTGACCAgcaaactctacaaaaaattcaggACAAACAGTATGAACAAAACAGTCTAACTGCCAAGACTACAATGATCGTGCCCAGTGCACTCCAGGAAAAAGGAGTGACAACAAGCCTCCAGATTAGTGGGGACCATTCTGTCAATGCCACTCAGCCCAGTAAGCCATACACAGAGCCAGTCAGGTCAGTGAGAGAGGCGTCTGAGAGACGGTCTTCGGATTCCTACCCTCTCGCTCCTGTCAGAGCACCCAgaacactgcagcctcaacattgGACAACATTTTATAAACCACATGCTCCCGCCATCAGTATCAGGGGGAATGAGGAGAAGCCAGCTTCACCCTCAGCAGCAGTGCCTCCTGGCACAGCTCACGATCCCCAGGGTCTCATGGTGAAGTCAAGGCCGGACCCAGACAAAGCATCAGCTTGTCCTGGGCAGGCAACTGGTCAACCTAAAGAAGACTCTGAGGAGCTTGGCTTGCCTGATGTGAATCCAACATGTCAGAGACCAAAGCTAAAACGAATGCAACAGTTTGAAGACCTCGAAGATGAAATTCCACAATTTGTGTAG